The following coding sequences lie in one Saccharomonospora amisosensis genomic window:
- the leuS gene encoding leucine--tRNA ligase, producing MTDGTETTPAHRYTAELAGEIERRWQDHWSENGTFHAPNPVGPLSESGKPLPSDKLFVQDMFPYPSGGGLHVGHPLGYIGTDVYARYNRMIGRNVLHTLGYDAFGLPAEQYAVQTGTHPRTTTEANIENMRRQLRRLGLGHDERRSVATTDIPYYRWTQWIFLQIFNAYYDEEQDKARPIAELEQQFAQGKRATPDGRPWQELSRLEQREIIDSHRLVYISEAPVNWAPGLGTVVANEEVTADGRSERGNFPVFRKNLRQWMMRITAYADRLLDDLDRLDWPEKVKSMQRNWIGRSRGANVRFPAGDRVIEVFTTRPDTLFGATYMVLAPEHPLVDELTPEEWPEGVDERWTGGAATPVEAVAGYRKQASRKSDLDRQESREKTGVFTGAYAINPVNGERIPVFIADYVLMGYGTGAIMAVPGQDQRDWDFAGKFGLDIIRTVQPGDGFDGQAYIGDGPAINSAHGDLNFNGMGVEDAKKTIIAWLEEHGYGEGTVQYKLRDWLFARQRYWGEPFPIVYDSDGLPIPLPEEELPVVLPDVEDYSPTTFDPDDADSEPQPPLSKATDWVEVTLDLGDGPKKYRRDTNVMPQWAGSCWYQLRYIDPTNEQRLVDPENERYWMGPRPAEHGANDPGGLDLYVGGVEHAVLHLLYARFWHKVLYDLGHVSSEEPYRRLYNQGYIQAYAYTDSRGFYVPAEEVEEREGKFFFHGEEVKQEYGKMGKSLKNIVTPDEMSENYGADTFRLYEMSMGPLDESRPWATKDVVGAQRFLQRLWRLVVEEETGALRVGDATLTEDDLKILHKTIAGVRDDYAQLRFNTAGAKLIELNNHVTKVYGSAGQTPRGLVEPLVLMLAPMCPHIAEELWNRLGHPDSLVHGPFPVADENYLVEDTVEYPIQVNGKVRSRIIIAADAGQEEVKAAALADAKIAALLEGAEPRKVIVVPGRLVNVVR from the coding sequence ATGACAGACGGCACCGAGACGACTCCGGCACACCGCTACACGGCGGAACTCGCCGGGGAGATCGAGCGGCGCTGGCAGGACCACTGGTCTGAGAACGGCACCTTCCACGCCCCCAACCCGGTCGGCCCGCTTTCGGAGTCGGGCAAGCCGCTGCCGTCGGACAAGCTGTTCGTGCAGGACATGTTCCCCTACCCGTCCGGGGGCGGGCTGCACGTCGGGCATCCACTCGGCTACATCGGCACCGACGTCTACGCCAGGTACAACCGGATGATCGGTCGCAACGTGCTGCACACGCTGGGCTACGACGCCTTCGGCCTGCCCGCGGAGCAGTACGCGGTGCAGACCGGGACACATCCGCGCACCACGACCGAGGCCAACATCGAGAACATGCGCCGCCAGTTGCGCAGGTTGGGCCTTGGCCACGACGAGCGGCGTTCGGTCGCGACCACCGACATCCCGTACTATCGCTGGACGCAGTGGATCTTCCTGCAGATCTTCAACGCCTACTACGACGAGGAACAGGACAAGGCCCGTCCCATCGCCGAGCTGGAGCAACAGTTCGCGCAGGGCAAGCGCGCCACCCCGGACGGCAGGCCGTGGCAGGAACTGTCCCGTCTTGAGCAGCGCGAGATCATCGACTCCCACCGGCTCGTCTACATCTCCGAGGCTCCGGTGAACTGGGCTCCCGGCCTCGGCACCGTGGTGGCCAACGAGGAGGTCACCGCCGACGGGCGCAGTGAGCGCGGCAACTTCCCGGTGTTCCGCAAGAACCTGCGGCAGTGGATGATGCGCATCACCGCCTATGCCGACCGGCTGCTGGACGACCTCGACCGGCTGGACTGGCCGGAGAAGGTCAAGTCCATGCAGCGCAACTGGATCGGCCGCTCGCGTGGCGCTAACGTCCGGTTCCCCGCGGGCGACCGGGTCATCGAGGTGTTCACCACGAGGCCGGACACGTTGTTCGGTGCCACCTACATGGTGCTGGCACCGGAGCATCCACTGGTGGACGAGCTGACCCCGGAGGAGTGGCCGGAAGGCGTTGACGAACGCTGGACCGGTGGCGCGGCCACCCCGGTGGAAGCCGTCGCGGGTTATCGCAAACAGGCTTCCCGCAAGTCCGATCTGGACCGGCAGGAGAGCAGGGAGAAGACCGGTGTGTTCACCGGTGCGTACGCCATCAACCCGGTCAACGGCGAACGCATCCCGGTGTTCATCGCCGACTATGTGCTCATGGGCTACGGCACGGGAGCCATCATGGCGGTGCCGGGCCAGGACCAGCGGGACTGGGACTTCGCGGGGAAGTTCGGTCTGGACATCATCCGCACGGTGCAGCCCGGCGACGGCTTCGACGGGCAGGCCTACATCGGAGATGGCCCGGCCATCAACTCCGCTCACGGCGACCTGAACTTCAACGGTATGGGCGTCGAGGACGCCAAGAAGACGATCATCGCGTGGCTGGAGGAACACGGTTACGGCGAGGGCACCGTGCAGTACAAGTTGCGCGACTGGTTGTTCGCGCGGCAACGCTACTGGGGAGAGCCGTTCCCCATCGTCTACGACTCCGACGGTTTGCCGATCCCGCTGCCGGAGGAGGAGTTGCCGGTGGTGCTGCCCGACGTGGAGGACTACTCGCCCACCACATTCGACCCGGACGACGCGGACTCCGAGCCGCAGCCGCCGTTGTCCAAGGCGACCGACTGGGTCGAGGTGACTCTCGATCTGGGCGACGGGCCGAAGAAGTACCGCCGCGATACCAACGTCATGCCGCAGTGGGCGGGTTCGTGCTGGTACCAGTTGCGCTACATCGACCCCACCAACGAACAACGCCTCGTCGATCCCGAGAACGAGCGCTACTGGATGGGGCCGAGGCCCGCGGAGCACGGCGCGAACGATCCCGGCGGTCTGGACCTGTACGTCGGTGGGGTGGAGCACGCGGTGCTGCACCTGCTCTACGCGCGCTTCTGGCACAAGGTGCTCTACGACCTCGGGCACGTCTCCTCCGAGGAGCCGTACCGCAGGCTGTACAACCAGGGCTACATCCAGGCCTACGCCTACACCGACTCGCGTGGCTTCTACGTCCCCGCCGAGGAGGTCGAGGAGCGCGAAGGGAAGTTCTTCTTCCACGGCGAGGAGGTCAAGCAGGAGTACGGCAAGATGGGCAAGAGCCTGAAGAACATCGTCACCCCCGACGAGATGTCGGAGAACTACGGTGCCGACACCTTCCGGCTATACGAGATGTCCATGGGGCCGCTCGACGAGTCCCGCCCGTGGGCGACCAAGGATGTCGTCGGCGCGCAGCGCTTCCTGCAGCGGTTGTGGCGGTTGGTGGTCGAAGAGGAGACCGGAGCGCTGCGGGTCGGCGACGCCACCCTCACCGAGGACGACCTGAAGATCCTCCACAAGACCATCGCCGGTGTTCGCGACGACTACGCGCAACTGCGGTTCAACACCGCTGGCGCGAAGCTGATCGAGCTGAACAACCACGTGACCAAGGTGTACGGGTCGGCGGGGCAGACGCCGCGTGGTCTGGTGGAGCCGTTGGTGCTGATGCTTGCCCCGATGTGCCCGCACATCGCGGAGGAGTTGTGGAACCGCCTCGGCCACCCGGATTCCCTTGTGCACGGTCCGTTCCCCGTCGCCGACGAGAACTACCTCGTCGAGGACACCGTGGAGTACCCGATCCAGGTCAACGGCAAGGTTCGTTCGCGGATCATCATCGCCGCAGACGCGGGGCAGGAAGAGGTGAAGGCGGCTGCGTTGGCGGACGCCAAGATCGCCGCGCTGCTTGAGGGCGCCGAGCCGCGCAAGGTGATCGTGGTGCCGGGCCGGCTGGTCAACGTGGTCCGCTGA
- a CDS encoding SdpI family protein, whose translation MFVLALIPALLGLLVGWGGLLGWRERLPLERGAGVRTRATLRSDEAFRIANKVAAVPTMAAGAVGVLAAAAGLAMPSLLGTVIAAVVGLLGMFVLVAGGGLLGHRAAEAVPAPSAPAGCGGCGCGGGGCSTLAGGAEAP comes from the coding sequence GTGTTCGTGCTCGCCTTGATACCCGCCCTGCTCGGTCTCCTCGTCGGCTGGGGCGGCTTGCTCGGTTGGCGGGAGCGGCTGCCCCTGGAGCGGGGCGCTGGGGTGCGCACGCGTGCGACCCTGCGCAGTGACGAGGCCTTCCGGATCGCCAACAAGGTGGCCGCCGTGCCGACGATGGCGGCGGGCGCGGTTGGCGTGCTGGCCGCGGCTGCGGGACTGGCTATGCCAAGCCTGCTCGGCACGGTGATCGCGGCTGTAGTGGGGCTGCTCGGCATGTTCGTGCTCGTCGCGGGCGGCGGGTTGCTCGGGCACCGCGCCGCCGAGGCAGTCCCGGCACCGAGCGCACCCGCGGGCTGCGGTGGTTGCGGCTGCGGTGGTGGTGGTTGTTCGACTCTCGCCGGGGGTGCCGAAGCCCCCTAG
- a CDS encoding MFS transporter, with protein MRIGGLVDTRPLRDSAAFRGLWVSTTSSTFGGQLLVVGVLAQVWQLSGSSVAVGAIGLANAVPTVVFGMIGGALADGLDRRRLVVLSTVGQLLSAALLAWHAFAGIRSLPTVLILVAVHAAFLGLSAPVRRTFVATLLPPRLVGAGIALTHLSSQAAMLAGPAAAGVITARWGAGACYALDVLALAIALYGVWRLPAAARPGGEPTRPGPRAIWEGWRFIGRSPALAGSFLTDVFATVLAMPVALFPAINAERFGGNPDTLGLFLSAIAVGGIAAGTASGLVTRSRGAGLIQLLAAGVWGVGIIGFGLAQPLWLALGCLAVSGAADTFGVIARGALVQAATPDSHRGRVSAAELALGISGPDLGNFRSGVVAGATSPAFAAVCGGLMCVAGVVGLGLLNRPLRRFRLPGSPDSTRSPA; from the coding sequence GTGAGAATCGGCGGCCTTGTCGACACCAGACCGCTGCGCGACAGCGCGGCGTTTCGCGGACTCTGGGTGAGCACGACCAGTTCCACCTTCGGCGGGCAACTGCTGGTGGTCGGTGTGCTCGCTCAGGTGTGGCAGCTCTCCGGCAGTTCGGTCGCGGTAGGGGCGATCGGGCTGGCCAACGCCGTGCCCACCGTGGTGTTCGGCATGATCGGCGGTGCGCTCGCCGACGGCCTTGACCGCAGGCGGCTGGTGGTGCTGTCCACCGTGGGTCAACTGCTCAGTGCCGCACTGCTGGCCTGGCACGCCTTCGCCGGGATTCGGTCACTCCCGACCGTGTTGATCCTGGTGGCTGTCCACGCGGCTTTCCTGGGACTGAGCGCGCCGGTACGGCGGACGTTCGTCGCGACCTTGCTGCCGCCTCGGCTGGTCGGTGCCGGAATCGCGTTGACCCACCTCAGCTCGCAGGCGGCGATGCTGGCGGGGCCCGCGGCCGCGGGCGTGATCACCGCGCGGTGGGGCGCCGGAGCCTGCTACGCGCTCGATGTGCTGGCGCTGGCGATCGCGCTGTACGGGGTGTGGCGACTGCCCGCCGCTGCTCGCCCCGGTGGCGAGCCGACCCGCCCCGGGCCGCGCGCGATCTGGGAAGGCTGGCGGTTCATCGGGCGGAGCCCGGCCTTGGCCGGGTCGTTCCTGACCGACGTGTTCGCGACCGTGCTCGCCATGCCGGTCGCGCTGTTCCCGGCGATCAATGCCGAGCGTTTCGGCGGCAACCCGGACACGTTGGGGCTGTTCCTCTCCGCGATCGCCGTGGGCGGCATCGCCGCTGGCACCGCGTCCGGGCTGGTCACCAGATCCCGCGGGGCAGGGCTGATCCAGTTGCTTGCCGCCGGGGTCTGGGGTGTGGGGATCATCGGGTTCGGCCTCGCCCAGCCGTTGTGGCTCGCGCTAGGTTGCCTCGCCGTGTCCGGTGCTGCCGACACTTTCGGTGTGATCGCCCGTGGTGCGCTGGTGCAGGCCGCCACCCCTGACTCCCACCGGGGCAGGGTGAGTGCCGCCGAGTTGGCGCTCGGGATCTCGGGTCCGGACCTGGGCAACTTCCGGTCGGGCGTGGTGGCAGGCGCCACCTCGCCCGCGTTCGCGGCTGTCTGCGGTGGCCTGATGTGTGTCGCCGGGGTGGTAGGACTGGGGCTGCTGAACAGGCCGTTGCGCCGGTTCCGGTTGCCCGGCTCCCCGGATTCGACCCGCTCGCCGGCGTGA
- a CDS encoding MarR family winged helix-turn-helix transcriptional regulator, whose product MTEPDDREAQDPTEISHWRPLRRLLDALDDDIARLYEQLDVRGVRPRHTMPLIRLSRRGPMTIRQLAQSLEVTHSAMSQTVSALRNEGLVTTRPGADARTREVTLTEKGSELVPFLEAEWRATEEAVAELDAEIPYPLTRVVHDIERELAREPFRDRITRHLRSVRQPPQ is encoded by the coding sequence GTGACCGAGCCGGACGATCGAGAAGCCCAGGACCCCACCGAGATCAGCCACTGGCGACCGCTGCGCCGGCTGCTTGATGCGCTGGACGACGACATCGCACGCCTGTACGAACAGCTCGATGTCAGGGGTGTGCGGCCGCGGCACACGATGCCGCTGATCCGCCTCTCCCGCCGCGGTCCCATGACCATCCGCCAGCTCGCGCAGTCGCTGGAGGTCACCCACTCGGCGATGAGCCAGACCGTGAGCGCGCTGCGCAACGAAGGGCTGGTGACCACGCGTCCTGGCGCCGACGCGCGCACCCGCGAGGTGACGCTGACGGAAAAGGGCAGCGAACTTGTGCCGTTCCTTGAGGCCGAGTGGCGGGCCACCGAGGAGGCCGTGGCCGAACTCGACGCCGAGATCCCCTACCCGCTGACACGGGTGGTGCACGACATCGAGCGGGAACTGGCGCGGGAGCCGTTCCGCGACCGGATCACCCGGCACCTGCGTTCGGTACGGCAACCGCCACAGTGA
- a CDS encoding YqgE/AlgH family protein — protein MRADAEVEPGTLLVAAPTMFDPNFRRTVVFVIDHRDEGTLGVVLNRPSDVPVDEVLPNWGEHVVEPQAVFVGGPVEKKTALCLAALRTGETAASVPGVIAVRGPVALVDLDADPDSLVAKVRGLRVFAGYAGWDSGQLAGEIDRGDWLIVPALPSDVLATPTRDLWGQVLRRQGLPTALLATHPGDLQRN, from the coding sequence GTGCGAGCGGACGCCGAGGTTGAGCCGGGAACACTCCTGGTCGCTGCCCCCACGATGTTTGACCCGAACTTTCGTCGGACCGTGGTCTTCGTGATCGACCACCGCGACGAGGGCACTCTCGGTGTCGTGCTCAACAGGCCGAGTGACGTCCCCGTGGACGAGGTGCTGCCGAACTGGGGCGAGCACGTTGTGGAGCCGCAGGCGGTGTTCGTCGGGGGCCCCGTGGAGAAGAAGACGGCGCTGTGCCTTGCGGCGCTGCGCACGGGCGAGACCGCGGCGAGCGTGCCGGGTGTGATCGCGGTTCGTGGCCCGGTCGCGCTGGTGGATCTGGATGCCGACCCGGACTCGCTCGTGGCCAAGGTGCGGGGACTTCGGGTGTTCGCCGGTTATGCGGGGTGGGATTCCGGGCAGCTCGCGGGGGAGATCGACAGGGGCGACTGGTTGATAGTGCCCGCGCTGCCGAGCGATGTGCTGGCCACGCCGACCAGAGACCTTTGGGGTCAGGTGTTGCGCAGGCAGGGCCTGCCGACCGCGCTGCTGGCTACGCATCCGGGAGATCTGCAACGCAACTGA
- a CDS encoding MFS transporter: MTAQAQTGAKLATSRALLTLRDFRKLLYLRFAMHWGDGLFQAGLAGAVLFNPERGADPLTIAGGFAALLLPYSLVGPFAGALLDRWDRRRVLVVANLLRGAAIVAAAAAVAAGMQGLPLFTLALLVMGISRFAGAGVSASLPHVVPARRLVAANALSVTAGAMVAVLGGACAIGLRAVLGSGDTGSAWTTSVAVVGSLVAAMLATRFVRGSLGPDTVDEPANVFTAVASGLASGARTAAGTPTVRAGLVALLAHRAAFGISLLLTVLLMRYSFSAVGPLKAGLAGLGELAVMGGAGILLAGLVTPKLVARFGRRAVVTGGLVVAAAAQAGLGLPMVLPTVLLAAFAITAAGQVLKLSVDASIQRDVGDETRGRVFALYDTLFNVTQVAAVSFAAFFVPLDGHSVGLQLVAIAMYLLGVAGHLATSR, translated from the coding sequence GTGACCGCGCAGGCGCAAACCGGGGCAAAGCTCGCCACCTCTCGCGCGCTGCTCACACTCCGCGACTTTCGCAAGCTGCTGTACCTGCGCTTCGCGATGCACTGGGGGGACGGGCTGTTCCAGGCCGGACTCGCGGGCGCGGTGCTCTTCAACCCCGAACGCGGCGCCGATCCCCTCACCATCGCGGGCGGGTTCGCCGCGCTGCTGCTGCCCTACTCACTCGTAGGACCGTTCGCTGGGGCCCTGCTCGACCGCTGGGACCGCAGGCGGGTGCTCGTCGTCGCGAACCTGTTGCGCGGAGCAGCCATCGTCGCGGCCGCTGCCGCGGTCGCGGCGGGAATGCAGGGATTGCCGCTGTTCACGCTGGCGCTGCTCGTCATGGGCATCTCCCGATTCGCAGGCGCAGGAGTCTCCGCGTCGCTGCCGCACGTCGTGCCAGCGCGGCGGCTGGTGGCCGCCAACGCGCTCTCCGTCACCGCGGGCGCGATGGTGGCCGTGCTCGGCGGTGCGTGCGCGATCGGACTGCGCGCCGTACTAGGCAGTGGGGACACCGGTTCGGCCTGGACCACCTCGGTCGCCGTCGTAGGCTCGCTGGTCGCCGCCATGCTGGCCACCAGGTTCGTTCGCGGCAGCCTCGGCCCGGACACAGTGGACGAACCCGCGAACGTGTTCACCGCCGTCGCATCGGGTCTCGCCTCCGGCGCGCGGACCGCCGCGGGCACCCCCACCGTCCGAGCCGGGCTCGTCGCCCTGCTCGCCCACCGCGCGGCGTTCGGCATCTCGCTGCTGCTCACCGTGTTGCTGATGCGGTACTCCTTCTCCGCTGTCGGCCCGCTCAAGGCGGGGCTGGCCGGGCTCGGCGAACTCGCCGTCATGGGGGGCGCGGGCATCCTGCTCGCCGGGCTGGTCACGCCGAAACTCGTGGCCCGCTTCGGCAGGCGCGCGGTCGTCACCGGCGGTCTTGTTGTCGCGGCGGCGGCACAGGCGGGACTCGGCCTGCCGATGGTGCTGCCCACCGTGTTGCTGGCGGCCTTCGCCATCACCGCAGCAGGGCAGGTACTCAAGCTCTCCGTCGATGCCTCGATCCAGCGAGACGTGGGCGACGAGACCCGCGGCCGGGTGTTCGCGCTCTACGACACGCTGTTCAACGTCACCCAGGTCGCCGCGGTGTCGTTCGCCGCGTTCTTCGTTCCACTCGACGGGCACTCGGTGGGGCTGCAACTCGTTGCGATCGCGATGTATCTGCTCGGGGTCGCCGGTCACCTGGCTACTTCCCGTTAA
- a CDS encoding YbaB/EbfC family nucleoid-associated protein: MTTAGNDASTTVTSRDGLVRATLDSTGSLTGLEFATTAFDHGDPATLAQTVLDVVREGTERVRQRIHSAPPPPVPPRPTPKRARRAR, from the coding sequence GTGACCACGGCTGGCAACGACGCGTCGACGACCGTCACATCACGGGACGGGCTCGTCCGCGCCACCCTTGATTCCACCGGCTCGCTCACCGGACTCGAGTTCGCGACGACCGCGTTCGACCACGGCGACCCGGCGACACTCGCGCAGACGGTGCTCGATGTCGTACGGGAGGGCACCGAGCGGGTGCGGCAACGGATCCACAGCGCTCCACCGCCGCCGGTCCCGCCGAGACCGACACCGAAACGTGCCCGTCGAGCACGCTAG
- a CDS encoding TNT domain-containing protein has translation MRYRVEVADRPDALYALWSGGIYRAQRSTADGTVLLVVEEGEQPPEGFDTESQGRPAKVVPASEAGATFAIHTYCHYDDEPYRVEPRSSDGELTLRWVGTDERVAAQLGLSGLSTTTDDPETLTALWQERHDFAEEGTPRSAPGSGDTQALLRAIGRTLQGFLPHGWQRVGAQFRQVGDYSELEVRAVAGDVIVSLSAPPRLGQLFTQLRSAMYEPDVGTWCQGTFTLDSESQFDFDFDTEAEPEWRLPPHGRTTARSYDVELSYYPRKQVPSWLAARAGLPLDVPLRLAKVVDSQADGEPPVVNRQPVPRDEVPRILAYLYRAPVAVSRPGALPDIFRPGSSSVPDAFHTDGSWIWPAAVPHYLRTYGVPPETDLLEHIRANNYRPSYVGALLRATAEADVLGNPRPPRTPEDLAEPEPVGLVERGLLPTRPLRASEVLRVLRTRLAEHGVPESAYRLGEAADGAWCLRRAPHGWEVARHEDGGPVEPRYFPRVHAAAEALLGALLLYPARAWHGAAADAEAHEPPGNATDWPILPLRGEPPLTYYRGKRMLTLPSDTVVRRFGNENGNLVHPEGTPFPETSLALERESDLRHYRLRRPLRVLAGVTRAWGPLPGGAVAYLLPRHIGHHLETGALERAN, from the coding sequence GTGCGCTACCGAGTCGAGGTGGCCGATCGACCCGATGCGCTGTACGCGTTGTGGAGCGGTGGCATCTACCGCGCGCAGCGCTCCACGGCGGACGGCACAGTGCTGCTCGTCGTCGAGGAAGGCGAGCAGCCGCCAGAGGGCTTCGACACCGAATCGCAGGGCCGTCCCGCCAAGGTCGTGCCCGCATCCGAGGCGGGCGCCACCTTCGCGATCCACACCTACTGCCACTACGACGACGAGCCCTACCGCGTCGAGCCGCGCTCAAGCGACGGCGAGCTGACACTGCGCTGGGTGGGCACCGACGAGCGGGTGGCGGCCCAGCTCGGGCTCTCCGGTCTCAGCACCACCACTGACGACCCTGAGACGCTGACAGCACTTTGGCAGGAGCGGCACGACTTCGCCGAGGAAGGCACACCACGCAGCGCGCCGGGTAGCGGCGACACGCAGGCGCTGCTACGGGCGATCGGCCGCACGCTACAGGGGTTCCTGCCGCACGGGTGGCAGCGTGTCGGCGCGCAGTTCCGCCAGGTCGGTGACTACTCCGAGCTGGAGGTGCGGGCGGTCGCAGGCGACGTGATCGTTTCGCTGTCCGCTCCACCGCGACTGGGACAGCTGTTCACGCAGTTGCGCTCCGCGATGTACGAACCGGACGTCGGCACCTGGTGCCAGGGCACGTTCACGCTGGACTCGGAGTCGCAGTTCGACTTCGACTTCGACACCGAGGCGGAGCCCGAGTGGCGGCTGCCGCCGCACGGGCGCACCACCGCCCGCAGCTACGACGTGGAGCTGAGCTACTACCCCCGCAAGCAGGTGCCCAGCTGGCTCGCGGCACGCGCCGGACTGCCGCTGGACGTGCCGTTGCGGTTGGCGAAAGTCGTCGACAGCCAAGCTGACGGCGAACCCCCTGTGGTGAACCGGCAGCCCGTACCAAGGGACGAGGTGCCGCGCATCCTCGCTTACCTCTACCGCGCGCCGGTGGCGGTGAGCAGGCCAGGCGCGCTGCCGGACATCTTCCGCCCTGGATCGTCCAGCGTGCCCGACGCCTTCCACACCGACGGCAGCTGGATCTGGCCCGCCGCCGTTCCGCACTATCTACGCACCTACGGCGTTCCGCCGGAAACCGACCTGCTGGAGCACATCAGGGCGAACAACTACCGGCCGTCCTACGTCGGCGCCCTGCTTCGGGCCACGGCGGAGGCTGACGTGCTCGGCAACCCGCGACCACCGCGAACCCCGGAGGACCTCGCGGAGCCGGAGCCCGTGGGTCTTGTCGAGCGCGGCCTGCTTCCCACGCGGCCACTGCGGGCAAGTGAGGTGCTGCGAGTGCTGCGTACCCGGCTCGCCGAGCACGGCGTGCCGGAGAGCGCGTACCGACTCGGCGAGGCCGCCGACGGCGCCTGGTGCCTGCGCCGCGCACCACACGGTTGGGAGGTGGCACGCCACGAAGACGGTGGCCCCGTGGAGCCGCGCTACTTCCCTCGCGTGCACGCCGCCGCGGAGGCGCTACTCGGTGCGCTGCTGCTGTATCCCGCGCGGGCATGGCACGGTGCTGCCGCCGACGCGGAGGCGCACGAACCGCCGGGCAACGCCACCGACTGGCCGATCCTTCCGCTGCGAGGCGAGCCACCGCTCACCTACTACCGAGGCAAACGCATGCTCACGCTGCCGAGTGACACCGTGGTACGTCGCTTCGGTAACGAGAACGGCAACCTCGTGCACCCTGAGGGCACGCCGTTCCCGGAGACCTCACTTGCGCTCGAGCGGGAGTCCGACCTGCGGCACTACCGCCTGCGGCGGCCGTTGCGGGTGCTCGCCGGCGTGACGCGGGCGTGGGGACCGCTGCCAGGAGGAGCCGTCGCCTACCTGCTGCCCCGCCACATCGGGCACCACCTGGAGACCGGCGCACTTGAACGTGCGAACTGA
- a CDS encoding CCA tRNA nucleotidyltransferase, with the protein MGSGTGVNEAERTSDQGRLTRAKRNAVAELLRISPIADELAARFADRGHRLYLVGGSVRDALLGRLSPDLDFTTDARPQQVQRVLAGWAEAVWDTGIEFGTVGAARHGNTLEITTFRAESYDRVRRHPEVAFGDTIEGDLVRRDFTVNAMAIELSTKTFVDPHNGLEALAQRTLDTPATPEESFADDPLRMLRAARFVAQLGFEPAPRVVAAMTDMSGEIARITAERVQAELSKLLLGIAPRRGIELMVDTGLADQVLPEVPGMRLAIDEHHQHKDVYQHSLTVLDQAIDLETTHEPKLEPDLVLRLAALLHDIGKPATRRFEPGGGVSFHHHEVVGAKLARKRLRALRYPKDVVSDVSQLVFLHLRFHGYGKGEWTDSAVRRYVTDAGPLLPRLHKLVRADSTTRNKRKAIALQRAYDDLEQRIARIEQEEDLARVRPDLDGNEIMRILGIEPGPLVGKAWKHLKEVRLDRGPLEHDEAVAELRSWAAEQGIEPPR; encoded by the coding sequence GTGGGGAGTGGAACCGGTGTGAACGAGGCCGAGCGGACCTCTGACCAGGGGCGGTTGACGCGGGCGAAGCGCAACGCGGTGGCCGAATTACTGCGCATCTCGCCGATCGCCGACGAGCTCGCCGCCAGGTTCGCCGACCGGGGGCACCGGCTCTACCTTGTCGGCGGCAGCGTTCGTGACGCCCTGCTCGGCAGGCTCTCCCCCGATCTCGACTTCACCACCGACGCGCGACCGCAGCAGGTGCAGCGGGTGCTCGCGGGTTGGGCCGAAGCGGTCTGGGACACCGGTATCGAGTTCGGCACGGTGGGAGCCGCGAGGCACGGCAACACGCTGGAGATCACCACGTTCCGTGCCGAGTCCTACGACCGCGTCCGTCGTCACCCGGAGGTCGCGTTCGGTGACACGATCGAGGGCGACCTCGTGCGCAGGGATTTCACCGTCAACGCGATGGCCATCGAGTTGTCGACCAAGACGTTTGTCGACCCGCACAACGGCCTGGAGGCACTCGCGCAGCGCACGCTGGACACCCCGGCCACGCCCGAGGAGTCCTTCGCCGACGACCCGTTGCGGATGCTGCGCGCGGCCAGGTTCGTGGCGCAACTCGGGTTCGAACCCGCGCCGAGGGTAGTCGCGGCGATGACGGACATGTCGGGCGAGATCGCACGGATCACGGCGGAGCGGGTGCAGGCGGAGCTGTCGAAGCTGCTGCTCGGCATCGCGCCGCGACGCGGTATCGAACTCATGGTGGACACCGGGTTGGCCGACCAGGTGCTGCCCGAGGTGCCGGGGATGCGGCTGGCGATCGACGAGCACCACCAGCACAAGGACGTCTACCAGCACTCGCTGACCGTGCTCGACCAGGCCATCGACCTGGAGACCACGCACGAGCCGAAGCTGGAGCCGGACCTGGTGTTGCGGCTGGCCGCGCTGCTGCACGACATCGGCAAGCCCGCTACGAGGCGGTTCGAACCGGGCGGCGGAGTGAGCTTCCACCACCACGAGGTGGTCGGTGCCAAGTTGGCGCGCAAGCGCTTGCGCGCTCTGCGCTATCCGAAGGACGTCGTCAGCGACGTGTCACAGCTTGTGTTCCTGCACCTGCGCTTCCACGGCTACGGCAAGGGCGAGTGGACGGACTCCGCGGTACGCAGGTACGTCACCGACGCCGGTCCGCTGCTGCCGAGGCTGCACAAACTCGTGCGTGCCGACAGCACCACCCGCAACAAGCGCAAGGCCATCGCGCTACAGCGCGCCTACGACGATCTGGAACAGCGCATCGCCCGCATCGAGCAGGAGGAAGATCTGGCGCGGGTGCGGCCTGACCTCGACGGCAACGAGATCATGCGGATACTCGGCATCGAACCAGGCCCGCTGGTCGGCAAGGCGTGGAAGCATCTCAAGGAGGTGCGGTTGGACCGGGGGCCACTCGAGCACGACGAGGCTGTAGCGGAGTTGCGCAGCTGGGCGGCGGAGCAGGGCATCGAACCCCCGAGGTAG